Proteins encoded within one genomic window of Bactrocera dorsalis isolate Fly_Bdor unplaced genomic scaffold, ASM2337382v1 BdCtg012, whole genome shotgun sequence:
- the Dcp1b gene encoding uncharacterized protein Dcp1b, producing MSLDESSKARMNLAAIKKVDPYAKDIVDTSSHVAFYTFNADHNEWEKTDVEGAFFIYSRNAQPFHSIFINNRINTTSFVEPITSHLELQSQPPFLLYRNERSRIRGFWFYNSEECDRIGTIVGNLVPKVDVRVFSNESDEKSQVKDENVNIFKMLSKAQQEYNTQQKIASCNVLQFFAAAKPRSTEVPFMHRAIPNSLSVEQLEKQQRAKTPRGDIQSSDTNCKYDMTESKSNNPGTPAVNLDFLSGIESTCNTSTKLCQPTVKLQSSCVPLVVTEEERLRQLLVKEPPKTTKPALLLPTMFDKPSDVGKSSPRKEPLTQSQLIQAFNFLIQNDTEFVQKLHEAYIQAYNKDMPGSYQ from the coding sequence ATGAGTCTCGATGAAAGTAGTAAGGCGCGCATGAACTTAGCGGCTATTAAGAAAGTCGATCCGTACGCAAAAGATATTGTTGATACTTCGTCGCATGTTGCATTTTACACGTTTAATGCAGACCATAACGAGTGGGAGAAGACTGATGTTGAGGGAGCTTTTTTTATATACAGCAGGAATGCGCAACCGTTTCacagtatttttataaataaccgTATTAATACCACCTCCTTTGTGGAGCCGATCACAAGCCATTTGGAACTCCAATCTCAGCCGCCTTTTTTACTGTATCGCAATGAACGTTCACGGATCAGaggtttttggttttataatagTGAAGAGTGTGATCGCATCGGCACTATAGTCGGTAACTTAGTACCAAAAGTTGATGTACGagttttttcaaatgaaagtGATGAAAAAAGCCAAGTGAAAGATGAAAatgtgaatatatttaaaatgctcTCGAAAGCTCAGCAGGAATACaacacacaacaaaaaattgcatcCTGTAATGTTCTACAATTTTTTGCCGCTGCAAAGCCTCGGTCTACGGAAGTGCCTTTTATGCATCGGGCTATACCAAATTCTTTGTCTGTTGAACaattagaaaaacaacaacgcgCAAAAACGCCTAGGGGTGATATCCAGTCGTCTGATACTAACTGCAAATATGATATGACAGAGTCTAAATCGAACAATCCAGGCACCCCAGCAGTAAATTTGGATTTCCTCTCGGGAATAGAAAGTACATGTAATACATCCACAAAATTATGTCAGCCAACTGTAAAGCTCCAAAGCTCTTGTGTTCCTTTAGTAGTTACAGAAGAAGAACGTCTTCGCCAGCTTCTTGTTAAAGAACCTCCAAAGACGACAAAGCCAGCTTTGTTGCTACCCACTATGTTTGACAAACCATCAGATGTAGGCAAAAGTTCGCCTAGGAAAGAACCTCTTACTCAGTCCCAATTAATACAAGCGTTTAACTTTCTAATTCAAAATGACACCGAATTCGTTCAAAAATTACATGAGGCATACATACAAGCTTACAATAAAGATATGCCAGGGTCATATCAATAA
- the LOC105228156 gene encoding nucleosome assembly protein 1-like 1, with product MDVPADKNCEVDSCNDSDEGRKDSENAKMIPFGCMGALFRRQFLQEMVKNLPAPIQNRVVALKNIQLEHLKLEAEFFEEVYKLERKYQEKYQPLFDKRKDIVTGQVEPSEQKPQWKSDDLEDSETSPEFQDMIKKIREIPEDTKGIPNFWYTIFRNTELLGDMVQEHDEPVLKKLTDIKIKYDDEHSYTLEFYFDKNEYFSNEVLTKQYFLKAMVDEENPFGFEGPEIYKCKGCNINWEKKMNLTIKTIRKKQKHKERGTVRNIVKQVPNDSFFNFFNPPDVPEDKDEMDEETQGILATDFEIGHFLRARIIPKAILYYTGDIIDDEDDDDGEYDDDGEDDDEDESDDETVEKEKRIKSIDDCKNQ from the exons ATGGATGTTCCAGCAGATAAAAATTGTGAAGTAGATTCTTGCAATGATTCTGATGAGGGAAGGAAAGACTCTGAAAACGCGAAAATGAT acCATTTGGATGCATGGGTGCTTTATTTCGGCGTCAGTTTTTACAAGAGATGGTGAAGAATTTACCGGCACCGATACAAAATAGGGTAGTTGCACTTAAAAATATACAACTTGAACACCTTAAACTGGAAGCTGAGTTCTTTGAAGAAGTTTATAAACTAGAACGAAAATACCAGGAAAAGTATCAGCCACTATTTGACAAAAGGAAAGATATTGTTACAGGTCAAGTAGAGCCTTCAGAACAAAAACCCCAATGGAAATCTGATGATTTGGAGGACTCTGAAACGTCACCTGAATTTCAAGATATGATTAA aaaaataaGGGAAATACCCGAGGATACAAAAGGAATTCCAAATTTCTGGTATACGATATTTCGTAATACTGAGTTATTGGGAGATATGGTACAAGAACACGATGAACCTGTTCTAAAGAAATTAACGgatatcaaaattaaatatgatGATGAG CATTCCTATACcttggaattttattttgataaaaatgagtACTTCTCAAATGAAGTTCTTaccaaacaatattttttaaaagctaTGGTCGATGAAGAAAATCCATTCGGTTTTGAAGGACCAGAAATTTATAAGTGCAAG GGTTGTAATATCAACTGGGAAAAGAAAATGAATCTTACCATAAAAACaatcagaaaaaaacaaaagcataagGAGCGCGGAACAGTCCGTAATATAGTGAAACAAGTACCCAATGActcatttttcaatttcttcaacCCACCCGATGTTCCAGAAGATAAAGATGAAATGGATGAAGAAACTCAAGGG ATTTTGGCAACAGACTTTGAAATAGGCCACTTCTTAAGAGCTAGAATCATTCCAAAAGCAATTCTTTATTACACCGGAGATATTATTGACGACGAAGATGACGATGACGGCGAGTATGATGATGATGGTGAAGATGACGATGAAGATGAGTCGGATGACGAAACGGTTGAAAAGGAAAAACGTATAAAATCAATAGATGATTGTAAAAACCAATAG